A region of Lycium barbarum isolate Lr01 chromosome 1, ASM1917538v2, whole genome shotgun sequence DNA encodes the following proteins:
- the LOC132608296 gene encoding histone H2AX-like gives MSSAGSTKGGRGKPKSSKSTSRSQKAGLQFPVGRIARFLKAGKYAERVGAGAPVYLAAVLEYLAAEVLELAGNAARDNKKNRIVPRHIQLAVRNDEELSKLLGDVTIADGGVLPNIHQTLLPKKSGKGRDDSASQAF, from the exons ATGAGTTCCGCAGGCTCAACAAAGGGAGGAAGAGGCAAACCAAAGTCCTCCAAATCGACATCCAGATCTCAGAAGGCAGGCCTCCAATTCCCCGTTGGCAGAATTGCTCGTTTTCTGAAAGCGGGCAAATATGCAGAACGTGTTGGCGCTGGTGCCCCTGTCTATCTCGCCGCTGTTCTCGAATATTTAGCCGCTGAG GTTTTGGAGCTTGCAGGGAATGCAGCAAGAGACAATAAGAAGAATAGGATAGTACCAAGACACATCCAACTTGCAGTGAGGAATGACGAGGAGTTGAGCAAGCTTCTAGGTGATGTGACCATTGCAGATGGTGGTGTTTTGCCCAACATTCACCAGACTTTGTTACCCAAGAAGAGTGGCAAAGGCAGAGATGACTCTGCTTCACAAGCCTTTTAG
- the LOC132608289 gene encoding histone H2AX-like, whose translation MSSTTETKSVGGRGKAKGSKKSVSRSQKAGLQFPVGRIARYLKKGRYAQRLGSGSPIYLSAVLEYLAAEVLELAGNAARDNKKNRIIPRHIQLAVRNDEELSKLLGSVTIANGGVLPNIHSNLLPKKNAKGKTEPGSQSQEF comes from the exons ATGAGTTCTACAACAGAAACAAAATCAGTTGGGGGTAGAGGAAAGGCCAAAGGTTCAAAAAAATCAGTGTCCAGATCTCAAAAAGCAGGTCTTCAATTCCCTGTTGGTCGTATTGCTAGGTATCTGAAAAAGGGTCGATATGCTCAACGTCTTGGATCTGGTTCACCTATATATCTCTCTGCAGTTCTCGAATATCTTGCTGCTgag GTGCTAGAGCTTGCTGGGAATGCTGCGAGAGATAACAAGAAGAACAGGATTATTCCGAGGCATATACAACTTGCTGTGAGGAATGATGAAGAACTTAGCAAGTTGTTGGGGTCGGTGACGATTGCTAATGGTGGAGTTCTTCCCAACATTCATTCAAATTTGCTTCCTAAGAAGAATGCAAAGGGGAAAACAGAACCTGGATCCCAGTCACAGGAGTTCTAG
- the LOC132608308 gene encoding rho GTPase-activating protein 2-like — protein MTGLVMVTRGGGCGNGKNSSSKATAQEIQNEQQLSLVDFILAALRKSMVSCRVDEEEEVISAVQQMEIGWPTNVQHLTHVTFDRFHGFLGLPVEFEVEIPCRVPSASVSVFGVSAESMQCSYDTRGNSVPTILLLMQEHLYSQDGLKAEGIFRINPENSQEEHVRDQLNRGIVPEDIDVHCLAGLIKAWFRELPSGVLDGLSPEQVLQCNTEEEFVELVKQLKPTETALLNWAIDLMADVVEQEESNKMNARNIAMVFAPNMTQMSDPLTALMHAVQVMNLLKTLIVKTLRERGEAEEDGEYSPMSSRSSGRQTDEEFDSQQEMDTSCESAGPASDDDEHRCSYSSEERDEVESLSEIEESFLRQLDENEHAKNDFRKQLEGILCREHVISTATSTDNGDSSVLFSDSKIETSGLSTSDGEDSRDTSVTLGYKVESKRSTGACGSMEDVNIVDLKMLESAVPVQ, from the exons atGACGGGGTTGGTAATGGTGACAAGAGGAGGTGggtgtggaaatgggaagaacaGCTCATCAAAGGCAACTGCTCAAGAAATACAAAATGAACAGCAGTTGTCTTTGGTGGATTTCATATTAGCAGCTTTAAGGAAATCAATGGTGTCTTGTCGGgtagatgaagaagaagaggtaATTTCAGCTGTTCAACAAATGGAAATAGGGTGGCCCACTAATGTACAACATCTAACCCATGTCACTTTCGATCGGTTTCATGGGTTTCTGGGTCTTCCTGTTGAGTTTGAAGTTGAAATCCCATGTAGAGTACCTAGTGCCAG CGTCAGCGTGTTTGGTGTATCTGCAGAGTCGATGCAGTGTTCTTACGATACAAGGGGCAATAGTGTCCCAACTATTCTCTTGTTAATGCAAGAACATTTATACTCACAAGATGGTCTTAAG GCTGAAGGAATTTTTCGAATTAACCCAGAGAATAGCCAGGAGGAGCATGTAAGGGACCAGCTAAACAGAGGCATTGTGCCTGAAGATATTGATGTTCATTGTTTGGCCGGTCTTATCAAAGCCTGGTTCCGAGAATTACCATCAGGCGTGCTTGATGGGCTTTCACCAGAACAGGTTTTGCAATGCAACACGGAGGAGGAATTCGTTGAGCTCGTCAAACAGCTTAAACCAACTGAGACTGCATTACTCAACTGGGCAATTGATCTTATGGCTGATGTTGTTGAACAAGAGGAATCCAACAAAATGAACGCCAGAAATATTGCAATGGTTTTCGCCCCAAACATGACTCAG ATGTCTGATCCATTGACAGCTCTCATGCACGCTGTTCAAGTGATGAACTTGCTGAAGACCCTGATAGTGAAAACACTACGGGAGCGTggagaagcagaagaagatgGAGAATATTCACCCATGTCATCTCGTTCTTCTGGTAGACAAACTGATGAGGAATTTGACTCCCAACAAGAGATGGACACTAGCTGTGAATCAGCAGGACCAGCATCAGACGATGATGAACATCGCTGCAGCTACAGCAGTGAAGAGAGAGATGAAGTCGAGTCATTGAGTGAGATAGAAGAAAGCTTCTTGCGACAGTTGGACGAGAATGAGCATGCCAAAAATGACTTCCGGAAACAGCTAGAAGGAATTTTGTGCAGAGAACATGTTATTTCCACGGCTACATCTACGGATAACGGAGATTCTTCTGTTTTATTTTCTGACAGTAAAATCGAGACGTCTGGCTTGAGCACTAGTGATGGTGAAGATTCAAGAGACACTTCAGTTACCCTGGGGTATAAAGTGGAGTCGAAGAGATCAACTGGAGCATGCGGAAGCATGGAGGATGTCAATATAGTAGACTTAAAAATGTTAGAATCTGCTGTTCCTGTGCAGTAG
- the LOC132608302 gene encoding NPL4-like protein 1 gives MMIRIRSRDGLERVRIDNPHATISQLKSQIESQLRVPLQSQTLSTNQNLLLAKTPDDWSRFTDMANPNSPISTLNLTHGSMVYLAYEGERTVPGPAVNPAGSFGKKMTMDDLIAKQMRVTRQENPHCELVSFDRDAANAFQHYVNETLAFAVKRAGFMYGTVSPEGKVEVDFIYEPPQQGTEESLLLFRDPEEEKCVDAIAIGLGMRKVGFIFTQTISQDKKDYTMSTVEVLQAAELQAEGDLKEWVTAIVKLEVNEDGAADVHFEAFQMSDMCIRLFKEGWFETEVNKDEVDPKLSKMKKDVVLGVKDTKEVDNDFFLVVVKIADHQGPLSTAFPIENRNVPVSMKALKDHFNRTKSLSFVKRISDFHLLLLVAKFLDINADVPALAGCVHTQSAVPEGYQLLIESMASAS, from the exons ATGATGATCAGAATCAGAAGCAGAGATGGATTAGAACGAGTCAGAATCGACAATCCCCACGCCACAATTTCCCAACTCAAATCCCAAATCGAATCCCAGCTTCGTGTTCCACTTCAATCCCAAACCCTATCTACAAATCAAAACCTCTTACTCGCCAAAACCCCTGATGATTGGTCTCGTTTCACCGATATGGCTAACCCTAATTCCCCGATTTCAACCCTAAACCTCACCCACGGTTCCATGGTCTATCTCGCTTACGAAGGTGAACGAACCGTTCCCGGTCCAGCTGTCAACCCGGCCGGTTCATTCGGCAAAAAGATGACCATGGATGACCTAATAGCCAAACAAATGCGAGTTACAAGACAAGAAAACCCTCACTGTGAGCTCGTTTCATTCGATCGCGATGCTGCGAACgcgtttcagcattatgttaaTGAGACATTAGCCTTTGCTGTGAAACGGGCCGGGTTTATGTATGGTACGGTTTCACCCGAGGGCAAAGTCGAAGTGGATTTTATTTACGAGCCGCCACAGCAAGGGACTGAGGAAAGCTTGTTGCTTTTTCGCGATCCTGAAGAGGAGAAATGTGTGGATGCAATAGCTATTGGATTAGGGATGAGGAAAGTTGGGTTTATATTTACACAGACAATTAGTCAGGATAAGAAGGATTACACAATGTCGACCGTGGAAGTTCTACAGGCGGCTGAGTTACAGGCGGAGGGCGATTTGAAGGAGTGGGTGACGGCTATAGTTAAGCTTGAAGTGAATGAGGATGGCGCTGCGGATGTACATTTTGAGGCTTTTCAGATGAGTGATATGTGTATTAGATTGTTTAAGGAAGGGTGGTTTGAGACAGAGGTTAATAAGGATGAGGTTGATCCAAAGCTTTCTAAGATGAAGAAAGACGTGGTGTTAGGAGTAAAGGACACCAAAGAAGTTGATAACGACTTTTTCTTGGTTGTTGTCAAGATTGCTGATCACCAG GGTCCACTTTCTACAGCATTTCCCATTGAAAACAGGAATGTTCCAGTGAGCATGAAAGCATTGAAGGATCATTTCAACCGAACAAAGAGTCTTTCTTTTGTGAAGCGAATCTCCGATTTCCATCTGCTACTGCTGGTGGCCAAGTTTCTGGATATTAATGCAGATGTTCCTGCTTTGGCGGGATGCGTGCATACACAGTCAGCTGTCCCAGAAGGTTACCAGCTCCTTATAGAATCCATGGCTAGTGCCTCTTGA